In the genome of Neodiprion pinetum isolate iyNeoPine1 chromosome 2, iyNeoPine1.2, whole genome shotgun sequence, one region contains:
- the MFS18 gene encoding voltage-gated purine nucleotide uniporter SLC17A9, whose translation MDKTNIQESKSVTAMNNQLLTECKAHLFWSRKQRRKWFFTLLYGTCLVYATRTSVPLLIPAISKEKHWTKTDSGTILSSFFWGYTLTQVASGFISDRIGGQKVIFFAAVGWSLTTLFMPEIINTFSNNEVSVKFIAAVRMLNGAFQGMHFPSMISLTSQRLHEPDRASFFSLLTSGSALGTLLTGSLGSYLLETYNWTKVFQVLGGLGLMWTAVLSYYSLSLMKNAASNKSSNVTPLPWLQLLSKPPFWSCVLGHACQNNCFFVLLSWMPTYFHDTFPEVKGWVVNMVPWLSLLPCTFLAKMVSENLVKSGYSVTVTRKIVETICLVTQSINLLILASVTNYQAAILCLTLIIGSTGFHNNAIAVNPSDLAPKHSGSVFGLMNTVGAIPGFLGVYVAGHLLEITHNWSIVFVITSIVNVLGCIVYLLFGSGNAII comes from the exons ATGGATAAAACAAACATTCAAGAATCAAAGTCAGTCACTGCAATGAACAACCAGCTGTTAACGGAGTGCAAAGCGCACCTGTTTTGGTCCAG AAAACAGCGACGAAAATGGTTCTTCACTTTGTTGTACGGAACATGTTTAGTGTACGCGACTAGAACGTCTGTGCCACTGCTGATACCTGCTATAAGCAAGGAAAAACATTGGACAAAAACAGATTCTGGGACAATattatcaagttttttttgGGGCTACACCTTAACACAAGTTGCAAGTGGATTCATCAGTGACCGAATTGGTGGCCAAAAAGTGATATTCTTTGCCGCGGTTGGTTGGTCACTTACTACACTCTTCATGCCAGAAATCATTAACACTTTTTCCAACAATGAGGTATCAGTCAAATTCATCGCTGCAGTTCGCATGTTGAACGGCGCCTTTCAAG gAATGCATTTCCCTAGTATGATAAGTTTGACCAGTCAGCGTTTACATGAACCAGACAGAGCCTCATTTTTTAGCCTCTTGACATCAGGATCGGCTTTAGGTACTCTTCTTACTGGATCTCTGGGTTCCTATTTGTTGGAAACTTACAATTGGACTAAGGTTTTTCAAGTTTTAG GTGGTTTGGGTTTGATGTGGACGGCAGTATTAAGCTACTATTCCCTTTCACTTATGAAAAATGCTGCTTCTAACAAATCATCGAATGTTACTCCCCTGCCCTGGTTGCAGCTACTTTCTAAACCTCCATTCTG GTCTTGCGTACTTGGTCACGCATGCCAAAACAATTGTTTCTTTGTCCTACTCTCGTGGATGCCCACATATTTTCACGATACATTTCCTGAGGTCAAG GGATGGGTTGTGAACATGGTTCCGTGGTTGTCTTTGCTGCCTTGCACGTTTCTAGCAAAGATGGTGTCTGAGAACCTGGTTAAATCAGGCTACTCTGTTACAGTGACAAGGAAAATCGTTGAAACAATTTGTTTAGTCACACAATCCATCAATCTACTTATATTAG CTTCCGTGACCAATTATCAAGCTGCAATATTATGTCTGACATTAATTATCGGCAGTACAGGCTTTCATAATAATGCTATTGCTGTGAATCCTTCCGACCTGGCACCAAAACATTCTGGTAGTGTTTTTGGATTGATGAATACTGTTGGTGCAATACCTG GATTTCTCGGAGTTTACGTGGCTGGTCATTTACTGGAAATTACCCACAACTGGTCAATTGTATTTGTGATAACTTCAATAGTCAATGTTCTAGGATGTATTGTGTACTTATTATTTGGATCAGGAAATgccataatataa